From Plasmodium cynomolgi strain B DNA, chromosome 9, whole genome shotgun sequence:
taattcattcCTGGACATGACTTGGACTCTCTTATCATGGATGCTCTGCACATTTGGAGTCAAAGTCCTTTTCCTATACGTGTCAAGCATACTAGTCCGTTCCACCTTCCccaatttttcataattcctattgctattttcttttctgaacaagtcaggtgGTTTTCTATAACTGCACTCAGATACGATAGAACTGGATCGGTTACTTCTAaccgtttttttgttcaactgtaggaaattttttcctccatttttgttcctttctGTAACCGTTTTGGTGGTTAAGTCTCCAGGAAGGGGAGGGAGAAAGGCACAACTTGTACTCACTCCAGGAGTAGAAACTGGACAAGCTAGAGACGTACTTGACCTGTTCACTCCATCCACATTCTTCTCAGTCTGCCAAAGTTTTATACTGCCATTATCTGATGATGAGCAgaagaaattttcatattttctcgagaaagataaaaaacgaatagGTGAAGTATGTCCAACGTATATTTCTAGCGGCCTCTTTTCATCAAGCAAACGTAGgtcgaatttttttactaaacAATCTGATGCTCCTGAGTACAAGGAACTCCCATCTGAGAACACAGTATTGATAGAATATCTGGAGTGTAAATCTCCATTCTTATGAATAGGTAATGCTTGTctaaaatcaaaaaatagCATACTCCCCTTGTAGGAACTAAAAATATGTACCTTATATTCCTCATTACAAGTACAGTAATTTAAACAGTCACCTATCTCTTCATAtctgtatacatttttttttctattcaaATCTATTAGACAAATAGATCCTTCTTTACTTCcatatgtaattttattttcatcaaaatagttcatgcaaaaaattgaattacATTGACTAGCTAATATTTCTTTAACCTTCTTTTCTCCCATATCtattatgcatatgttttcatttttgtttgtcATTCCGGTACACAGGTATCTCTTCTTCTCATGGTAGCTGGAACATAGTATCGGGTTATCCAGCTTAATGTTCTTCACGTTAGTCACACTTTTTACGTCCACTACATTCGTTgcgctctttttttcaccatctAATGACCACACGGAGACCATACAGTCGTGTGAAATTGTTGCAAATTCTTTTTCGCCCACGAGATGGATTCCCTCAATGGAGTTATCGTGTCCTTTGAAGCTCCATAACGGTTTGATATTGCTCACCATTCTGCTTCCATCAAAGAGCTGCtcattgttttttatttcgaacATGTAGTCCTCGCTCGACACGCAGTTTCGGAAATCCATTTTGTCTCACCTCATCAGGATGGTCTACGCCTGGCCCAATTgggtgcaaaaatgggtgcaAAATTGGATGCAAAATTGGATGTACAATTGGATGCGCAATAAAATGCGAGTCCGATAAAGTAAAGGCAGGCTTGGGGGCATACCGGGGGGAGAGGGATGCCAAAACGGCACGGAGAAGAAACACACGCACCCCTTCTAAATGAGCTCCCAACAACACGCACGGGGACATGCACAGGTCAGTGAGCGTACAATCCCTCAAAAAGGGCACACATCAGTGCACACATACGTTAACATGACAGATCGTGCCAACGGGGAAGCACCACAATGAAGAAGTTAAACCATGTGGATCTCATTCAGACCATccgtatgcacatgtgcatccTTCTG
This genomic window contains:
- a CDS encoding WD domain G-beta repeat domain containing protein (putative), producing MDFRNCVSSEDYMFEIKNNEQLFDGSRMVSNIKPLWSFKGHDNSIEGIHLVGEKEFATISHDCMVSVWSLDGEKKSATNVVDVKSVTNVKNIKLDNPILCSSYHEKKRYLCTGMTNKNENICIIDMGEKKVKEILASQCNSIFCMNYFDENKITYGSKEGSICLIDLNRKKNVYRYEEIGDCLNYCTCNEEYKVHIFSSYKGSMLFFDFRQALPIHKNGDLHSRYSINTVFSDGSSLYSGASDCLVKKFDLRLLDEKRPLEIYVGHTSPIRFLSFSRKYENFFCSSSDNGSIKLWQTEKNVDGVNRSNLTTKTVTERNKNGGKNFLQLNKKTVRSNRSSSIVSECSYRKPPDLFRKENSNRNYEKLGKVERTSMLDTYRKRTLTPNVQSIHDKRVQVMSRNELFNIIKTKNVNSRKEIAHNFASKVYLGNGREGPTQGEIKGARTSSRLKLPLTSQHSAATSKNSTSCRNFKGKNKISISVSNDSAKGGGSQLELKPDQFDIPFLLFNESDLTSSHAKKIKIRHSTLSMLNHRSRVSAMVWVGDLVLSTSWDQTVKCWDVRGHAAE